In Macadamia integrifolia cultivar HAES 741 chromosome 13, SCU_Mint_v3, whole genome shotgun sequence, one DNA window encodes the following:
- the LOC122058618 gene encoding uncharacterized protein LOC122058618, with amino-acid sequence MEKPQLNLEKPTKANPTEKPLKSNKVSISAFLFFIFICYSVVHFDLSPSELFHNTKFWFFLSNALILIIAADSGAFSSSKQKYDLYEEYLKNSRARNAFSFVPPKTIPFSSMKAKLEPMTVSSIKTKHVIYEEPIKETTIDSSFKEDLENRSVILPETEPPPESIPGYVNLNARAYGERDSQGGNKCGRIIFPTYKSDNSESLEETTIVASREEEPRVEDSWETKEIRRSNSEKAISVNEKKRILSRSVTEGYEPRSEENEFSAMSDEELNRRVEDFIRKFNRQMRLQETRSLGWLEN; translated from the coding sequence ATGGAGAAACCTCAGCTAAATTTAGAGAAACCCACCAAAGCAAACCCAACAGAGAAACCTCTGAAATCAAATAAAGTCTCTATCTCagcctttctcttcttcatctttatctgTTACTCTGTGGTTCATTTTGACCTTTCTCCTTCTGAACTCTTCCACAATACCAAATTCTGGTTCTTCCTTTCCAACGCCCTCATCCTTATCATCGCTGCCGATTCCGGTGCCTTCTCTTCCTCcaaacaaaaatatgatctCTATGAGGAGTACTTGAAGAACAGCAGAGCAAGGAATGCTTTCTCATTTGTCCCTCCTAAGACCATACCTTTCTCTTCGATGAAAGCAAAGCTGGAACCCATGACAGTCTCTTCCATCAAAACAAAACATGTCATTTATGAGGAACCCATTAAAGAAACCACCATTGATTCATCATTCAAAGAAGATCTTGAGAATAGGTCTGTGATTCTCCCGGAAACAGAACCACCACCGGAAAGCATTCCAGGATATGTCAACTTAAATGCTCGAGCTTATGGGGAAAGGGACTCACAGGGGGGTAACAAATGTGGGAGGATTATTTTCCCAACATACAAGAGTGACAATTCTGAAAGTTTGGAAGAAACCACAATAGTAGCAAGCAGAGAAGAGGAACCCCGGGTTGAAGATTCTTGGGAAACAAAGGAAATTCGGCGAAGCAATTCAGAGAAGGCGATTTCTGTTAATGAGAAGAAGAGGATCCTAAGCAGGTCGGTTACAGAAGGGtatgagccgaggtccgaagaGAATGAATTCTCGGCCATGTCTGATGAAGAGCTCAACAGAAGAGTTGAGGACTTTATCAGGAAGTTTAACAGACAGATGAGGCTTCAGGAAACTAGGAGCTTGGGCTGGTTGGAGAATTAG